One genomic window of Solanum stenotomum isolate F172 chromosome 9, ASM1918654v1, whole genome shotgun sequence includes the following:
- the LOC125876370 gene encoding protein OS-9 homolog, whose product MRSVWCLIVLIFSINLLYGVVTSSQILSVHAGASFSQSSKEPKYKVEFHSEDSPFQPDDDQETILMPNKNGEKFLCYLPKVDKPKIGKPVTTNTSSLVVDTEKRIKLKTPDELLEVLKDKCLVRQEGWWSYEFCYEKKLRQVHLEDEKLVQEFILGFYDAEATAAYHQKHSDNSVLKDPRSKDASQRYHAHIYTNGTVCDLTNEKRQTEVRFVCSEPRAMISSITELSTCKYALTVHCPTLCKHPLFQEERPVWHTINCNTLPKDFRETKVEDNFENEKIAMVTGSVYQPSIDSDEHVRAEEDNSDDENITVAT is encoded by the exons atgagatCGGTATGGTGTTTGATTGTTCTAATTTTCTCCATTAATCTCTTATATGGCGTCGTCACTTCCTCTCAGATATTATCTGTTCATGCAG GCGCATCATTCAGTCAAAGTTCTAAAGAACCAAAATATAAGGTTGAGTTTCATTCAGAAGACTCACCTTTCCAACCG GATGATGACCAGGAAACTATTCTTATGCCCAACAAAAACGGGGAGAAGTTCCTCTGTTATTTGCCTAAAGTCGATAAACCGAAGATTGGTAAACCAGTGACAACCAATACAAGCAGTTTGGTTGTGGACACTGAGAAACGCATCAAGTTGAAGACGCCAGATGAACTACTTGAAGTACTGAAGGATAAATGCCTTGTCAGG CAAGAAGGGTGGTGGTCATATGAATTCTGTTATGAGAAGAAGTTGAGGCAAGTTCATTTGGAGGATGAAAAG TTGGTTCAAGAATTTATCTTGGGTTTTTATGATGCTGAGGCAACCGCAGCTTATCATCAAAAGCACTCAGATAATTCAGTACTTAAGGATCCCCGTTCGAAAGATGCATCACAAAG ATATCATGCTCATATATATACTAACGGAACCGTATGTgatttaacaaatgaaaaacGACAGACAGAG GTGAGGTTTGTTTGCTCAGAGCCTAGAGCAATGATAAGCTCTATAACTGAATTGTCCACCTGCAAGTACGCTCTCACCGTACACTGCCCAACCCTCTGCAAACACCC GCTCTTTCAAGAAGAAAGGCCAGTGTGGCATACCATTAACTGTAATACACTTCCAAAAGATTTCAGAGAAACGAAAGTTGAAGATaactttgaaaatgaaaagatcGCCATGGTGACAGGCTCAGTGTATCAGCCTTCGATTGATTCAGACGAGCACGTGAGAGCGGAGGAAGACAATTCAGATGATGAAAATATCACCGTAGCAACATAA
- the LOC125876359 gene encoding protein ALP1-like, with protein MATAGRKRGRKKKKKRMKTMTKKITKLTKKFKATLQLRHQHCTKLIPHLIAAISSAHSFLLRHDLHLLPHQSLSLESLISSSSSSISNIVSLLSLPPPPPRAVPPPRAAVTSPSDDDSLPGCWFQRFLIADSDTLWAETFNLTEPSFTLLLRLLTPSLSSLSVPPNYALALTLYRLAHGASFSAVSRRFGIDSPTACRVFYTVCKAITENLGHLFELKSDINRVIVGFGWISLPNCCGVLGIEKFELGGDLLGENGFLIVQALVDSEGRFLDVSAGWPSTMRPETVLRKSKLYLGVEESKEYLNGSSFELNDGNSIPQYILGDSCFPLLPWVLTPYRGESNLEDGAEMAFNSVHRRGMQLVGTAFGRVREKWKLLARKWNEQCIEAFPFVIVTCCLLHNFLIKCSEAVTDETEEEYPRFEEFPVFDGEVDESGKKIRDALASHLFRVSQRE; from the coding sequence ATGGCTACCGCCGGTAGAAAgagaggaagaaagaagaagaagaagaggatgaaGACGATGACCAAAAAGATAACCAAACTCACTAAGAAATTCAAAGCCACCCTTCAACTCCGTCACCAACACTGTACTAAACTCATACCCCACCTCATCGCCGCCATTTCCTCCGCCCATTCTTTCCTCCTCCGCCATGACCTCCATCTCCTTCCTCATCAATCCCTTTCCCTCGAATCCCTTATctcctcatcctcctcttcCATTTCCAACATCGTTTCACTTCTCTCTctccctcctcctcctccacgCGCTGTTCCACCTCCACGCGCCGCCGTTACTTCTCCGAGCGACGATGACTCATTACCCGGTTGTTGGTTTCAGCGATTTCTGATTGCAGATTCGGATACCCTTTGGGCTGAAACTTTCAATCTTACGGAACCCTCTTTTACCCTTCTGCTTCGTCTTCTAACGCCTTCGCTTTCTTCactttctgttcctcctaattACGCTCTTGCTTTGACCCTTTATCGTCTTGCTCATGGTGCTTCATTTTCTGCTGTTTCGCGGCGATTTGGGATTGATTCCCCTACTGCTTGTCGCGTTTTCTACACTGTATGTAAAGCTATTACTGAGAACCTGGGGCATTTGTTTGAGCTCAAGAGTGATATCAATAGGGTTATTGTGGGGTTTGGGTGGATTTCATTGCCTAATTGTTGTGGTGTTTTGGGAATTGAAAAGTTCGAATTGGGTGGTGATTTGCTAGGTGAAAATGGATTTTTGATTGTTCAAGCTTTGGTTGATTCTGAAGGAAGATTTTTGGATGTATCAGCTGGGTGGCCTTCTACTATGAGGCCTGAAACTGTTTTACGAAAATCTAAGCTTTATTTAGGTGTTGAGGAATCAAAAGAGTACTTAAATGGTTCATCTTTTGAGCTAAATGATGGCAATTCAATACCTCAGTATATTCTTGGTGATTCCTGTTTCCCACTTTTACCATGGGTTCTCACACCCTACAGAGGAGAATCGAACTTGGAAGATGGGGCGGAAATGGCATTTAATTCAGTGCATAGAAGAGGAATGCAGTTGGTGGGGACAGCTTTTGGGAGAGTTAGGGAAAAGTGGAAGCTTCTAGCTAGGAAATGGAATGAGCAATGTATTGAGGCGTTTCCATTTGTGATTGTCACATGCTGTTTGCTGCACAATTTTCTTATCAAGTGTAGTGAAGCAGTGACAGATGAAACCGAGGAGGAGTATCCGAGATTTGAAGAGTTTCCTGTGTTTGACGGAGAGGTTGATGAAAGTGGGAAGAAGATTAGAGATGCGCTTGCCTCACACTTGTTTAGGGTAAGTCAGAGGGAATGA
- the LOC125876348 gene encoding uncharacterized protein LOC125876348 translates to MGSAKLKIGGAWSGVLEVELEEWTVLMLREEVAKRSGHGGGPETINLICAGKLLKDGDGTEKLSQLGVRNNAKILASRVSVDQGKSVKEESLAEEERSTRLSRLKAAAVSLSARHADGSLPVEDFNLELENQSGQKVQLGSETDQRAIMMGLMLHANAKALMRKKKYKEALEVLTMGEEAFSLCDQKLIEMVDNVPILQIDMVWCYFMLRDISWLSVAGVRLAKAREGLERSHGKEASRLRLLQKGRYPEIALHLRLELLEGVVAYHSNQTEKSRKSLTSAQTKFLQLQIPDEALSLLLGMGYKERDSKRALRMNNQVVENAVDFLVEEKEKKARKRVDDLKRQKEIMEQKCYGTTPVGKAVDIERLNELVSIGFEKELAAEALRRNENDTQKALDDLTNPEANSSIQIHIESRKKKRLRQAANASIEELVSMGFPREAAAAAIRSLGTRQAAIDHLLQGTSNTAAAGDHNVDNTLPNDQGGDGIANDPLSNDQSEDGSGTNAGSSSDRGPSHNKVETRDVEMEDEITGELLKGDAYSDYDIEVTEEGEAINEYLALITVGVNVDIGSSS, encoded by the exons ATGGGGTCTGCAAAATTGAAGATTGGAGGGGCATGGAGTGGTGTACTGGAAGTGGAATTGGAAGAATGGACAGTACTAATGTTAAGAGAAGAGGTAGCAAAAAGATCGGGTCATGGTGGTGGACCCGAAACAATTAACCTTATATGTGCTGGTAAATTGTTGAAAGATGGTGATGGAACTGAAAAATTGAGTCAATTGGGTGTTAGAAACAATGCAAAGATTTTGGCTTCAAGGGTTTCTGTTGATCAAGGGAAGTCTGTAAAGGAAGAGTCTTTGGCTGAGGAAGAACGTTCTACTAGGCTTTCAAGGCTAAA GGCTGCTGCTGTTTCTCTGTCAGCGAGGCATGCGGATGGCTCATTACCTGTTGAAGATTTCAATCTGGAGCTCGAAAATCAGAGTGGACAAAAGGTGCAACTGGGATCTGAGACTGACCAGAG gGCAATAATGATGGGCCTCATGCTTCACGCAAATGCAAAAGCCTTgatgaggaagaagaaataCAAGGAAGCACTAGAAGTGCTGACCATGGGAGAG GAAGCTTTCTCTCTCTGCGACCAGAAACTCATCGAG ATGGTTGACAATGTGCCCATTCTGCAAATAGATATGGTGTGGTGCTACTTTATGCTCCGAGATATCAGCTGGCTCTCAGTTGCAGGAGTCCGCCTTGCAAAAGCTAGGGAAGGGCTTGAGCGTTCTCATGGGAAGGAAGCGAGTCGTCTCAGACTGCTTCAAAAAGGACGTTATCCGGAGATTGCCCT ACATTTGAGGCTGGAGCTGCTAGAAGGAGTAGTGGCATATCATAGCAATCAGACTGAAAAATCTAGAAAGTCCTTGACATCTGCTCAAACAAAGTTTTTGCAG CTTCAAATTCCAGATGAAGCTTTGTCCTTACTTTTGGGTATGGGCTACAAAGAACGGGATTCCAAGAGAGCGCTGCGCATGAACAATCAAGTAGTAGAAAATGCtgttgattttcttgttgaagagaaagaaaagaaagcaagGAAAAGGGTGGATGACCTTAAGCGGCAGAAGGAGATCAT GGAGCAAAAGTGTTATGGAACGACTCCCGTTGGAAAAGCTGTTGATATCGAGAGGCTGAATGAATTGGTGTCAATTGG GTTTGAGAAAGAGCTTGCTGCAGAAGCACTTCGACGAAATGAAAATGACACACAAAAGGCTTTGGATGACTTGACAAATCCAGAAGCTAATTCTTCGATACAG ATACATATTGAGTCtaggaagaagaaaagattgCGTCAAGCAGCCAATGCTTCAATTGAAGAACTTGTATCCATGGGTTTCCCCAGAGAAGCAG CGGCTGCAGCTATTCGCAGCCTTGGCACACGTCAAGCAGCGATAGATCATCTGCTTCAAGGAACAAGTAATACTGCTGCAGCAGGAGATCATAATGTAGACAATACTCTTCCCAACGACCAGGGAGGAGATGGAATTGCAAATGATCCTCTATCTAATGACCAAAGTGAAGATGGATCAGGTACTAACGCAGGCTCAAGTAGCGATAGAGGTCCAAGTCATAACAAAGTTGAGACGCGTGATGTAGAAATGGAAGATGAGATTACTGGCGAATTACTAAAAGGAGATGCTTACTCTGACTACGACATTGAGGTCACGGAAGAAGGTGAAGCTATAAACGAGTACTTAGCTTTAATAACCGTAGGAGTTAACGTAGATATTGGTTCATCGTCATAG
- the LOC125876337 gene encoding protein PHOX1-like: MGKESWTKSKKIGGKSGESSSPRAFDKDTAVFIAMSKELKDEGNKLFQKRDCEGAMLKYDKAIKLLPRNHIDVSYLRSNIAACYMQMGLSEYPRAIHECNLALEVTPKYSKALLKRARCYEALNRLDLAQRDVNRVLEMEPNNLMATEIAERVKTTIEQKGIGVNDILVDLIPVPEYVEPPFASSHSKSSKEKALKKKIKKVEEKMVNGKAEEKEFEHGNELKQTDNRNDERYTEDQNENTDKDQTQEEKVDDKMEGNKADNKTNRKKAKDKSKEKKSKDKIEANKAKDQHEENKDEDNEERKTEDKLVVEEIISHTTEEEPKRTVKLVFGDDIRWAQVPLNCSILTLREIIGDRFPSLKAVLIKYRDQEGDLVTVTTNEELRWAEASVGHGSIRFYIVEVSPEQDPFYEKIKGVEDDHKYNARHDKIVENGNVERSKELHNGPVCINDWIYQFSNLFKNYVGFESDAYLDLHEVGMKLYSEALEEAITSEEAQCLFSTAGETFQEMAALALFNWGNVHMSRARKRVYLKEDSSGEALLAQIKIAYDWALKEYSKAGERYEEALNIKPNFYEGILALGQQQFEQAKLSWYYAISTGVNLDSWPSTEVLQLYNSAEENMERGMQMWEEAEELRLNELSSTNKTQLQKMKSENLFKGISADEATEQAANMMSQINLLWGTMLYERSLMEFKLGLPLWQESLEVSVEKFELAGASPTDIAVMIKNHCSNSTATEGLGFNIDEIVQAWNEMYEAKRWERGVPSFRLEPLLRRRVSKLYHALELA; this comes from the exons ATGGGGAAGGAAAGTTGGACAAAGTCGAAAAAGATAGGAGGTAAATCTGGTGAAAGTAGTAGTCCTAGAGCATTTGATAAGGACACTGCAGTTTTCATTGCTATGTCGAAGGAACTTAAGGATGAGGGGAATAAGCTATTTCAGAAAAGGGACTGTGAAGGGGCTATGCTGAAGTATGACAAAGCTATCAAGTTGCTTCCGCGGAACCACATAGATGTTTCCTACCTCCGTAGTAATATAGCAGCTTGCTATATGCAGATGGGACTGAGTGAATACCCTAGAGCGATCCATGAGTGCAATTTGGCTCTTGAAGTCACACCGAAATATAGTAAGGCGCTTTTGAAGAGAGCTAGGTGTTATGAGGCTTTGAATAGGCTTGATTTGGCGCAGAGAGATGTTAATAGGGTGCTGGAGATGGAGCCGAATAATCTCATGGCTACTGAGATTGCAGAGAGGGTGAAAACAACCATCGAGCAAAAAGGTATTGGGGTGAATGACATTCTGGTAGATTTGATTCCCGTACCGGAATATGTTGAACCGCCTTTTGCTTCAAGTCACTccaaatcatcaaaagagaaggctctaaagaagaaaatcaagaaagtagAGGAGAAGATGGTTAATGGGAAGGCGGAGGAGAAGGAATTTGAACACGGAAATGAATTAAAGCAAACCGATAACAGGAATGATGAAAGGTACACTGAGGACCAAAATGAAAATACAGATAAAGACCAGACTCAGGAAGAAAAGGTTGATGACAAGATGGAGGGAAATAAAGCTGACAACAAGACCAACAGAAAGAAAGCTAAGGATAAGAGTAAGGAAAAGAAGAGTAAGGACAAGATCGAGGCAAATAAGGCCAAGGATCAGCATGAGGAGAACAAAGATGAGGACAATGAGGAGAGGAAAACTGAAGATAAATTGGTGGTGGAGGAAATTATCAGTCATACCACTGAAGAAGAGCCAAAAAGAACAGTGAAATTAGTATTTGGGGACGACATAAGATGGGCCCAAGTTCCTCTGAACTGCAGTATCTTGACACTAAGGGAGATCATAGGCGATCGTTTCCCAAGCTTAAAAGCAGTCCTAATCAAGTATAGGGACCAAGAAGGCGACCTGGTTACGGTGACAACAAACGAGGAATTAAGGTGGGCTGAAGCTTCTGTAGGACATGGTTCTATAAGATTCTATATCGTGGAAGTTAGTCCGGAGCAGGATCCTTTCTATGAGAAGATCAAAGGTGTGGAAGATGATCATAAATACAATGCACGACATGATAAGATTGTTGAAAATGGAAATGTTGAAAGAAGCAAGGAATTGCATAATGGACCAGTTTGCATTAATGATTGGATCTACCAGTTTTCTAATTTGTTCAAAAACTATGTTGGATTTGAGTCCGATGCTTATCTAGATCTCCATGAAGTCGGAATGAAGCTATACTCTGAGGCTTTGGAAGAGGCAATCACAAGTGAAGAAGCTCAATGCCTTTTCAGCACAGCTGGAGAAACATTTCAGGAGATGGCTGCTTTGGCATTGTTCAACTGGGGTAATGTTCATATGTCCAGGGCACGGAAAAGGGTCTACTTGAAAGAAGATAGTTCCGGAGAAGCTTTGCTTGCACAGATAAAAATTGCTTATGATTGGGCTCTAAAAGAATATTCAAAAGCAGGAGAGAGATATGAAGAGGCattaaatatcaaaccaaacttTTATGAAGGTATCCTCGCTCTGGGGCAGCAACAGTTTGAGCAGGCAAAACTTTCTTGGTATTATGCGATTAGCACTGGTGTCAATTTGGATTCTTGGCCTTCTACTGAAGTTCTGCAGCTTTACAACAGTGCTGAGGAAAATATGGAAAGAGGTATGCAGATGTGGGAGGAGGCAGAGGAACTGCGTCTGAACGAACTATCAAGCACCAACAAAACGCAATTGCAGAAGATGAAGTCAGAGAATTTGTTCAAAGGAATATCTGCAGATGAAGCTACTGAGCAAGCTGCAAACATGATGTCTCAGATAAATTTACTATGGGGTACCATGCTATACGAACGATCACTTATGGAGTTCAAACTTGGGCTTCCACTCTGGCAAGAATCTTTGGAGGTTTCTGTTGAAAAATTTGAATTGGCCGGAGCTTCTCCAACAGATATTGCTGTTATGATAAAGAATCATTGTTCCAACAGTACTGCGACAGAAG GGCTGGGATTCAATATTGACGAGATAGTACAAGCATGGAATGAGATGTATGAAGCAAAACGGTGGGAAAGAGGCGTCCCTTCTTTCAGGTTGGAACCATTGCTTAGGCGACGAGTTTCCAAGCTGTATCATGCCCTTGAATTAGCATGA